The following coding sequences are from one Nilaparvata lugens isolate BPH chromosome 4, ASM1435652v1, whole genome shotgun sequence window:
- the LOC111045239 gene encoding gastrula zinc finger protein XlCGF57.1-like isoform X2 — translation MDLEEEQYGNHSGSCPVQMQPDYLDGQGQDNSRSMLNSQHQGPDMDNCDWPIHEQDQHQDTIEDKYHIQLNVDNQSVYLDHNYSKHPIEIIQIKPEELIEEDEEEEDQQLGVEVEVRSGEIKQESDTCLQIESIFSLSSDRLHSDPSVLENIKVETEEVKEEHISFKTDHSDTLMQIEDIYSDLVSENYESGIVSSGLCIPYFEEQEGSSSHRSVNVAPENTMMKDSEEICNEVDLLIENARKNVIDAASDSELTKCQLCGAAFNNTRELNLHCRAHTAGKHACKFCNFKTKWKTSLITHLRTHIGETPFSCDLCDYKAKQKSNLICHLRRHTGERPFSCDFCDHKTTRKSDLIIHLRTHTGQRPFSCDLCDYKAKQKSHLISHLRTHKVERPFSCDLCDYKTTRKSELIIHLRTHKGERPFSCDFCNYKTTRKSDLIIHLRTHTGQRPFSCDLCDYKAKQKSHLISHLRTHTGERPFSCDLCDYKATQKSDLSTHLRTHKCERPFSCDLCDYKAKQKSHLISHLRTHTGERPFSCDLCDYKATQKSTFSRHLKTHTGFDP, via the coding sequence GAAGAACAGTATGGAAACCACAGTGGATCCTGTCCAGTCCAGATGCAGCCAGACTACTTGGATGGTCAAGGTCAAGATAACTCAAGGTCAATGCTTAATTCACAACATCAAGGACCTGACATGGACAACTGTGATTGGCCAATCCATGAACAAGATCAACATCAAGACACCATTGAAGATAAGTATCACATCCAACTCAATGTTGATAATCAAAGTGTATACTTGGACCACAATTACTCCAAACATcccattgaaataattcagatCAAACCAGAGGAACTAattgaagaagacgaagaagaagaagaccaaCAACTTGGAGTAGAAGTTGAAGTGAGAAGTGGAGAAATAAAGCAAGAAAGTGACACCTGTCTGCAGATTGAAAGCATCTTTTCTCTCTCCTCAGATAGACTGCATTCTGACCCCTCTGttcttgaaaatataaaagTTGAAACTGAAGAAGTTAAGGAGGAACACATATCTTTCAAAACAGACCATTCAGATACGTTGATGCAAATAGAAGATATTTATTCTGATTTAGTATCTGAGAATTATGAAAGTGGAATTGTATCATCTGGACTGTGTATACCATACTTTGAAGAACAAGAGGGTTCAAGCTCCCATAGATCTGTTAACGTAGCTCCTGAAAACACTATGATGAAAGATTCTGAAGAAATTTGCAATGAGGTCGACTTACTGATCGAAAATGCAAGGAAGAATGTGATTGATGCAGCAAGTGATAGTGAGTTAACAAAGTGTCAGTTATGTGGTGCAGCATTCAACAACACTAgagaattgaatcttcattgtaGAGCACACACAGCTGGAAAACATGCTTGCAAATTCTGTAACTTCAAAACAAAATGGAAAACAAGTCTTATCACTCATCTAAGGACACACATAGGAGAAACACCATTCAGCTGTGATTTGTGTGACTACAAagcaaaacaaaaatcaaatctcaTCTGTCATCTAAGGAGacacacaggagaaagacccttcagctgtgatttttGTGATCACAAAACAACACGGAAATCAGATCTCATCATTCATCTAAGGACACACACCGGACaaagacccttcagctgtgatttgtGTGACTACAAAGCAAAACAAAAATCACATCTCATCTCTCATCTAAGGACACACAAAGTTgaaagacccttcagctgtgatttgtGTGACTACAAAACAACACGGAAATCAGAACTCATCATTCATCTAAGGACACACAAAGGTgaaagacccttcagctgtgatttttGTAACTACAAAACAACACGGAAATCAGATCTCATCATTCATCTAAGGACACACACCGGACaaagacccttcagctgtgatttgtGTGACTACAAAGCAAAACAAAAATCACATCTCATCTCTCATCTAAGGacacacacaggagaaagacccttcagctgtgatttgtGTGACTACAAAGCAACACAGAAATCAGATCTCAGCACTCATCTAAGGACACACAAATGTgaaagacccttcagctgtgatttgtGTGACTACAAAGCAAAACAAAAATCACATCTCATCTCTCATCTAAGGacacacacaggagaaagacccttcagctgtgatcTCTGTGATTACAAAGCAACACAGAAATCAACTTTTAGTAGACATCTGAAGACACACACTGGATTTGACCCTTGA
- the LOC111045239 gene encoding gastrula zinc finger protein XlCGF57.1-like isoform X1 gives MNLEEEQYGNHSGSCPVQMQPDYLDGQGQDNSRSMLNSQHQGPDMDNCDWPIHEQDQHQDTIEDKYHIQLNVDNQSVYLDHNYSKHPIEIIQIKPEELIEEDEEEEDQQLGVEVEVRSGEIKQESDTCLQIESIFSLSSDRLHSDPSVLENIKVETEEVKEEHISFKTDHSDTLMQIEDIYSDLVSENYESGIVSSGLCIPYFEEQEGSSSHRSVNVAPENTMMKDSEEICNEVDLLIENARKNVIDAASDSELTKCQLCGAAFNNTRELNLHCRAHTAGKHACKFCNFKTKWKTSLITHLRTHIGETPFSCDLCDYKAKQKSNLICHLRRHTGERPFSCDFCDHKTTRKSDLIIHLRTHTGQRPFSCDLCDYKAKQKSHLISHLRTHKVERPFSCDLCDYKTTRKSELIIHLRTHKGERPFSCDFCNYKTTRKSDLIIHLRTHTGQRPFSCDLCDYKAKQKSHLISHLRTHTGERPFSCDLCDYKATQKSDLSTHLRTHKCERPFSCDLCDYKAKQKSHLISHLRTHTGERPFSCDLCDYKATQKSTFSRHLKTHTGFDP, from the coding sequence GAAGAACAGTATGGAAACCACAGTGGATCCTGTCCAGTCCAGATGCAGCCAGACTACTTGGATGGTCAAGGTCAAGATAACTCAAGGTCAATGCTTAATTCACAACATCAAGGACCTGACATGGACAACTGTGATTGGCCAATCCATGAACAAGATCAACATCAAGACACCATTGAAGATAAGTATCACATCCAACTCAATGTTGATAATCAAAGTGTATACTTGGACCACAATTACTCCAAACATcccattgaaataattcagatCAAACCAGAGGAACTAattgaagaagacgaagaagaagaagaccaaCAACTTGGAGTAGAAGTTGAAGTGAGAAGTGGAGAAATAAAGCAAGAAAGTGACACCTGTCTGCAGATTGAAAGCATCTTTTCTCTCTCCTCAGATAGACTGCATTCTGACCCCTCTGttcttgaaaatataaaagTTGAAACTGAAGAAGTTAAGGAGGAACACATATCTTTCAAAACAGACCATTCAGATACGTTGATGCAAATAGAAGATATTTATTCTGATTTAGTATCTGAGAATTATGAAAGTGGAATTGTATCATCTGGACTGTGTATACCATACTTTGAAGAACAAGAGGGTTCAAGCTCCCATAGATCTGTTAACGTAGCTCCTGAAAACACTATGATGAAAGATTCTGAAGAAATTTGCAATGAGGTCGACTTACTGATCGAAAATGCAAGGAAGAATGTGATTGATGCAGCAAGTGATAGTGAGTTAACAAAGTGTCAGTTATGTGGTGCAGCATTCAACAACACTAgagaattgaatcttcattgtaGAGCACACACAGCTGGAAAACATGCTTGCAAATTCTGTAACTTCAAAACAAAATGGAAAACAAGTCTTATCACTCATCTAAGGACACACATAGGAGAAACACCATTCAGCTGTGATTTGTGTGACTACAAagcaaaacaaaaatcaaatctcaTCTGTCATCTAAGGAGacacacaggagaaagacccttcagctgtgatttttGTGATCACAAAACAACACGGAAATCAGATCTCATCATTCATCTAAGGACACACACCGGACaaagacccttcagctgtgatttgtGTGACTACAAAGCAAAACAAAAATCACATCTCATCTCTCATCTAAGGACACACAAAGTTgaaagacccttcagctgtgatttgtGTGACTACAAAACAACACGGAAATCAGAACTCATCATTCATCTAAGGACACACAAAGGTgaaagacccttcagctgtgatttttGTAACTACAAAACAACACGGAAATCAGATCTCATCATTCATCTAAGGACACACACCGGACaaagacccttcagctgtgatttgtGTGACTACAAAGCAAAACAAAAATCACATCTCATCTCTCATCTAAGGacacacacaggagaaagacccttcagctgtgatttgtGTGACTACAAAGCAACACAGAAATCAGATCTCAGCACTCATCTAAGGACACACAAATGTgaaagacccttcagctgtgatttgtGTGACTACAAAGCAAAACAAAAATCACATCTCATCTCTCATCTAAGGacacacacaggagaaagacccttcagctgtgatcTCTGTGATTACAAAGCAACACAGAAATCAACTTTTAGTAGACATCTGAAGACACACACTGGATTTGACCCTTGA
- the LOC111045239 gene encoding uncharacterized protein LOC111045239 isoform X3 — translation MNLEEEQYGNHSGSCPVQMQPDYLDGQGQDNSRSMLNSQHQGPDMDNCDWPIHEQDQHQDTIEDNVSERSHIKRRKSQSKSS, via the exons GAAGAACAGTATGGAAACCACAGTGGATCCTGTCCAGTCCAGATGCAGCCAGACTACTTGGATGGTCAAGGTCAAGATAACTCAAGGTCAATGCTTAATTCACAACATCAAGGACCTGACATGGACAACTGTGATTGGCCAATCCATGAACAAGATCAACATCAAGACACCATTGAAG ATAATGTTTCAGAAAGAAGCCAtatcaaaagaagaaagagCCAGTCCAAAAGTTCCTAG